A stretch of Pseudophryne corroboree isolate aPseCor3 chromosome 9, aPseCor3.hap2, whole genome shotgun sequence DNA encodes these proteins:
- the LOC134958814 gene encoding paraneoplastic antigen Ma2-like, which translates to MEFITKADIGRWCCEKGVDTHYCFGLKGNLVTVTDDGLLKTVGSLCGVHQPCIVDKWKGPYGDVCAALINNKEPLDRTLIPSMILLEGTMGRKVQIVWPEERNEEEVTEAAQGEDSEGMGMGEPVSGGCFHTTGREVDPPATTPKVLPETQADNVVDKVVSHLERWHYEDGYRRLRIFSGIIPVPAGEETYEMWREAAVQHSEEWQCPEHIQRQRVVKNLRGPAMGVIQATRRSNPTATLREYLEALDFSFGTLEDKGDLMARLNSTYQDHGETLTHYIYRVDRLIYKIVDRGGFSPDIVNEKRLKQVLIGALTNNPVAQRLRCTMTTAKPPTLTELVKEVKLEEVQIENREKSIRKVKVVLPTTDTIPPPMDDRLVKLIEEQNKKIDQLIALQTQQPLGMNRTSGWGRGINRRGESRANTECYSCGQLGHRSFECPINRNEPRGSNPKNRRRASMG; encoded by the coding sequence ATGGAATTCATTACCAAAGCTGATATTGGGCGATGGTGCTGCGAGAAAGGGGTGGATACCCATTACTGTTTTGGGTTAAAGGGAAACCTGGTAACTGTAACAGATGATGGGCTGTTGAAGACTGTGGGGTCTTTATGTGGTGTACATCAACCCTGTATTGTAGATAAGTGGAAAGGGCCTTATGGGGATGTTTGTGCTGCCCTCATTAATAATAAAGAGCCATTAGATCGAACACTCATACCAAGTATGATATTATTGGAAGGGACAATGGGAAGGAAAGTTCAAATAGTGTGGCCGGAAGAAAGGAATGAAGAGGAGGTGACAGAAGCAGCCCAAGGGGAGGACTCGGAGGGTATGGGAATGGGGGAACCTGTGTCGGGGGGTTGTTTTCATACTACTGGACGGGAGGTGGATCCTCCTGCTACTACCCCGAAGGTTCTTCCTGAAACTCAAGCAGATAATGTTGTGGATAAAGTGGTTAGTCACCTTGAAAGGTGGCATTATGAAGATGGATACCGTCGATTAAGAATTTTTTCAGGAATCATTCCTGTTCCGGCTGGTGAAGAAACATATGAGATGTGGCGTGAAGCTGCCGTACAACATTCAGAAGAATGGCAATGTCCCGAACATATACAACGACAACGGGTGGTCAAGAATTTACGGGGACctgccatgggggtgattcaggcaACACGCCGAAGTAACCCTACCGCCACATTAAGAGAATACTTAGAAGCATTGGACTTTTCCTTTGGAACATTAGAGGATAAGGGAGACCTGATGGCCCGATTGAATAGCACTTATCAAGATCATGGCGAGACCCTAACCCATTACATATACCGCGTCGACCGGTTAATATACAAGATCGTGGATAGAGGGGGTTTTAGTCCGGATATAGTAAATGAGAAGAGACTAAAGCAAGTGTTGATAGGGGCCCTGACCAATAACCCGGTCGCCCAACGTCTAAGATGCACCATGACTACTGCAAAACCCCCCACATTGACCGAGTTGGTTAAAGAAGTAAAACTAGAAGAGGTACAAATCGAGAACCGTGAAAAGTCTATCAGGAAAGTTAAAGTGGTGCTGCCCACTACAGATACCATCCCTCCTCCTATGGATGATAGACTGGTAAAACTAATTGAAGAACAAAACAAGAAGATTGACCAATTGATTGCTTTACAGACTCAACAGCCACTGGGAATGAATAGAACTTCTGGATGGGGTCGAGGAATTAACAGGAGAGGTGAATCTCGAGCAAATACAGAGTGTTACAGCTGTGGACAGTTAGGGCATCGGTCATTTGAATGTCCCATAAACCGAAATGAACCAAGAGGAAGTAACCCCAAAAATAGGAGGAGAGCGTCAATGGGGTAA